The proteins below are encoded in one region of Chloroflexi bacterium ADurb.Bin180:
- the wbbL_2 gene encoding N-acetylglucosaminyl-diphospho-decaprenol L-rhamnosyltransferase, with product MGIESLSVVIPTWNGVSLVPECLDTLYQQAQPLLEVIVADSASTDGTPDLVERDYPAVRLVRMKANRGYTGATNEGIRVASGSLVAVVNQDVVLEPTWSQAILEEAQAFPASGSFATKIMLYDRRDHFHSAGDAFRVDGIPVNRGVWQKDEGQFDAPAEVFAACGGAAVYRRTMLDQVGLLDEGFFMYCEDVDLGWRHQLAGWSARYVPGAVAYHHLGASGGGVLASYYTGRNTIFVLLKDLPGELLRKHGSAILAAQLKISSEALKAWRGAAARARLRGQLAGLLNWPRLIRQRRLIQASRKSAIDRIEGLLQPID from the coding sequence CTGGTGCCGGAATGCCTTGACACGCTCTATCAGCAGGCGCAGCCCCTCCTGGAGGTCATCGTGGCCGACAGCGCCTCCACCGACGGCACCCCCGACCTCGTTGAGCGCGATTACCCCGCGGTACGACTGGTCCGTATGAAGGCCAACCGTGGCTACACCGGCGCCACGAATGAGGGCATCAGGGTCGCATCAGGCAGTCTGGTCGCCGTGGTGAATCAGGATGTCGTGCTGGAGCCGACCTGGTCGCAGGCCATCCTGGAGGAGGCGCAGGCCTTCCCTGCCAGCGGATCCTTCGCCACCAAGATCATGCTCTACGACCGGCGCGACCACTTTCATTCGGCCGGCGACGCCTTTCGTGTGGACGGCATCCCCGTCAATCGTGGCGTCTGGCAGAAGGATGAAGGGCAGTTCGACGCCCCCGCCGAGGTCTTTGCGGCCTGCGGCGGTGCGGCAGTCTACCGTCGTACGATGCTCGACCAGGTCGGCCTGCTGGACGAAGGCTTTTTTATGTACTGCGAGGACGTGGACCTGGGCTGGCGTCACCAATTGGCTGGCTGGTCCGCGCGCTATGTGCCCGGCGCCGTGGCTTACCACCATCTCGGTGCTAGCGGAGGGGGTGTGCTGGCCAGCTACTACACCGGCCGCAATACCATCTTTGTCCTGCTCAAGGACCTGCCGGGGGAGCTGCTGCGCAAGCATGGCTCGGCAATCCTCGCGGCTCAGCTCAAGATCTCGTCTGAGGCCCTCAAAGCCTGGCGCGGAGCGGCGGCAAGAGCCCGCCTGAGAGGACAACTGGCCGGCCTGCTCAATTGGCCGAGGCTCATCCGGCAGCGACGCCTGATCCAGGCTTCCAGGAAGTCAGCCATCGACCGCATCGAAGGCCTTCTCCAGCCGATTGACTAG